Proteins co-encoded in one Triplophysa dalaica isolate WHDGS20190420 chromosome 16, ASM1584641v1, whole genome shotgun sequence genomic window:
- the LOC130438500 gene encoding solute carrier family 4 member 11-like — protein MAEDTVNPFDAAVPSSGRRNNGFIFQGMDTDASGFGLLNTSRRYVKLMNFQEEVRALRDLDGFLDQASILLDEKAASLDEVLRRMLGHVAKDGQGPCNAEEVMSGLFTDAGGQDTNVHLLNETIQGVTAMDTGVRYQQSWLCVFCNVKSLHRRCVCIARLERPQNWGVNCCEVRYVILILAPPRTKSTKTAIELGRTFATLFSDISFRQKLLETKTQEDFKQELVIQRQRLSTTIKKPSVEEETDPHSNKPLKVKDFLRAGRGIYEDLCRRLPLYISDFTDGILGTNRSLLKYTTTAIFLYIAMLLPAIAFGSLNEESTRGEIDVQKTIIGQSIGGVIYSLFAGSPMVIPLTTAPLAIFISVIRGICDDYDLDFPAFYTCIGLWNSLFLILGGIFNISLFMKLFKRSTEEVFALFISIAFVGDAVKGTVNIFHKYYHGPILVNGSIEAQHRLDVIVHEKKNGTQTVGVSLPATIVLCTRERPILCLLLMLGSLWLGYALFLMKRSPFLHAKVREVVSDCALPISVVIFSFVGSYLFSDIQLPVFNYQNGTIFKVAPLCHLTGMNILSACGLGFLLALLIFIDQNIVGSLTNAPENRLLKGTAYHWDLMLTGLINILLSVLGLPWMHAAFPHSTLHVRQLAQVEQRVEGGHLYETIVSVKETRLTSLAANILIGLSVFLLPVPLQWIPKPVLYGLFLYIALTSIDGNQMCDRMALLLKEQTSYPPTHYIRRVPQRKVHYFTGLQIVQLIILCAFGMYPLPYMKMIFPLVMILLIPVRKYLLPKIIEAKYLDIIDSQHM, from the exons CTGTTCCATCATCTGGGCGTAGAAATAATGGCTTCATCTTTCAAGGGATGG ACACAGATGCCTCCGGATTTGGCCTCCTAAATACATCAAGAAGA TATGTTAAGCTGATGAATTTCCAGGAGGAGGTGAGAGCTCTTCGGGATCTGGATGGGTTCTTGGATCAGGCCAGCATCTTGCTGGATGAGAAGGCCGCCTCCTTGGACGAAGTGCTGCGGAGAATGCTGGGCCATGTGGCTAAGGATGGCCAGGGCCCCTGCAATGCTGAGGAGGTCATGAGTGGCCTGTTCACAGATGCTGGAGGACAGGATACCAATG TTCATCTGCTGAATGAGACCATTCAGGGTGTGACAGCGATGGACACTGGAGTACGCTACCAGCAGTCCTGGCTCTGTGTTTT CTGTAATGTGAAAAGTCTTCACAGACGTTGTGTTTGCATTGCTCGTCTGGAGAGACCACAGAACTGGGGTGTGAACTGCTGTGAGGTCCGCTATGTTATCCTAATCCTTGCACCACCCCGAACA AAAAGTACAAAGACAGCCATTGAGCTCGGTCGCACATTTGCCACCTTGTTCTCAGATATATCGTTTAGACAGAAACTTCTGGAAACTAAGACCCAGGAGGATTTTAAGCAGGAGCTCGTAATTCAAAGGCAACGGCTCTCCACCACCATCAAGAAGCCCTCGGTGGAGGAGGAGACCGACCCACACAGCAACAAACCACTCAAG GTGAAAGATTTCCTAAGAGCTGGTCGTGGCATTTATGAAGACCTGTGTCGCAGGCTCCCATTGTACATATCAGACTTCACAGATG GTATTCTGGGCACTAACAGGTCTCTGCTCAAGTACACCACCACGGCCATTTTCCTCTACATCGCCATGCTTCTGCCTGCTATTGCATTTGGCTCTCTGAATGAGGAGAGCACACGAGGAGAGATAG atgtACAGAAAACCATTATTGGTCAGAGCATTGGAGGAGTGATCTACTCTTTGTTTGCTGGGTCTCCTATGGTTATTCCTCTCACCACAGCACCTCTCGCCATCTTCATCAGCG TGATCAGAGGGATCTGTGACGACTATGATCTTGATTTTCCTGCATTTTATACCTGCATTGGCCTCTGGAATAGTTTGTTCCTCATCCTGGGGGGGATCTTTAATATCAGTCTGTTCATGAAGCTTTTTAAACG CTCCACAGAGGAAGTGTTTGCTTTGTTCATCTCCATTGCCTTTGTGGGTGACGCTGTGAAAGGCACAGTAAACA TATTTCATAAGTATTATCATGGCCCTATACTAGTCAATGGAAGCATAGAGGCACAACACCGTCTGGATGTAATAGTTCATGAGAAAAAGAACGGAACGCAGACCGTAGGTGTCTCATTGCCTGCAACCATCGTTCTGTGCACCAGGGAGCGCCCTATTCTATGCCTGCTTCTGATGCTGGGATCACTTTGGCTGGGATATGCTCTCTTTCTCATGAAGAGAAG CCCATTCCTGCATGCTAAAGTCAGGGAAGTGGTATCTGACTGCGCATTGCCAATATCTGTGGTCATATTCTCCTTCGTGGGCTCCTACCTTTTCAGTGACATTCAGC TTCCAGTATTCAACTACCAGAATGGAACCATTTTCAAAGTGGCACCACTCTGCCATCTGACGGGGATGAACATATTAAGCGCATGTGGTCTCGGCTTCCTCCTCGCCTTGCTCATCTTCATTGACCAGAACATTGTTGGGTCCCTCACCAATGCCCCTGAGAACAG ACTGCTAAAGGGAACGGCGTACCACTGGGACCTGATGCTCACTGGACTTATCAACATCCTGTTGTCAGTACTGGGGTTACCATGGATGCACGCAGCTTTCCCTCACTCCACACTGCATGTTCGTCAGCTGGCGCAGGTGGAACAGCGAGTGGAAGGGGGGCACCTCTATGAAAC GATAGTTAGCGTGAAGGAGACACGACTGACATCACTGGCTGCGAACATTCTGATAGGGTTATCAGTGTTTCTGCTGCCGGTCCCTCTGCAGTGGATACCCAAGCCTGTTCTCTACGGCCTCTTCTTGTACATCGCTCTTACATCTATCGATGGAAACCAGATGTGTGATCGAATGGCCCTTCTGCTCAAAGAACAA ACGTCTTATCCCCCCACTCACTACATCCGCAGAGTGCCACAGAGAAAGGTGCATTACTTCACAGGCCTTCAGATAGTACAGCTCATCATTCTGTGTGCGTTTGGGATGTATCCTCTGCCGTACATGAAGATGATCTTCCCTTTGGTCATGATCTTGCTTATTCCAGTGCG AAAATACCTTCTGCCTAAGATCATTGAAGCAAAGTACTTGGACATCATTGATTCTCAACACATGTGA